GGAATGAATACGCGGGAAAAAGGAGAGCTGTCCCGCCTAATCAAGCGCCTTAACGCGGAATTAGAGATTACCATATTAATCATTGAACACGACATGAGGCTGATCATGGCAATTTGTGATGAAATTACTGTGCTGGATCACGGGGTGAAAATTGCAGAAGGTGCCCCTAAGGCGATTCAAGCTAATGAACGCGTTGTGGAAGCGTATTTGGGTAGTGAATTTAGGAGGGGCGTTGGGAATGCTTGACATTAATGCTCTTGACGTGTACTACGGCAATGTACAGGTTTTAAGGGAACTTAGTATATCGGTAAATGAAGGGGAAGTTGTAGCAGTTATCGGCAGCAACGGCGCCGGGAAAACAACCTTGTTACGTACAATTTCCGGCCTCTTGCAACCGAAGGCGGGAACAATAACGTTTGACGGAACTCGCATTGACGGAATGGCTCCTCATTTAATAACAAAATGTGGTATTGGCCACGTTATGGAGGGGCGACAAATATTCGCCAACCTAACTGTAAGAGAAAACCTTTTGGTAGGCGCATATCTCCATAGCGACAAGGCAAAAATCGCACGCCTGGTCGAGAAGGCTGAGAGGCTTTTCCCCGTGTTACATGAAAGACGGGACCAGCTTGGCGGTACGCTTAGCGGTGGTGAACAACAGATGTTGGCCATAGGCAGGGCGCTAATGGGAAGCCCACGCATGCTGTTACTGGACGAACCTTCCCTGGGTTTGTCTCCGTTATTGGTTGAACAGGTTGCCGAAGCAATAGAAACGATAAGAGATGAAGAAGGTACACCAATGCTGTTGGTTGAGCAAAACGCTCGCTTAGCCTTGGCCTTGTCCCAACGCGGCTATGTAATCGAAACGGGAGAGGTTGTCCTGAACGGGGAGTCGGAGTTCTTGAGGGAAAATGACCTGGTAAAGCGAGCATATCTTGGGTTTTAACGTTTGTTTCTAAACAGACTCCATGTGCTTTTAAAAGGGGACTGAGGGGGAAGGATTAATGTTAGGTTTTATTGGCGGTGGAGCGATGGCAGAAGCCCTACTTCGCGGGATTTTGGCTACCTGCTAAAATGGTACTTCAAACCGGCGACTACCCAGGCCAGTTTAAGGACAGGGTGACTTCACCGGCCGGCACCACCATCTGCCGGGTGAACTGCACTGGAGGAAGGTGGCTTCCGCGGATTGGTGCTTAAAGCAGTGGCAGCCGCCGCCAAACCAGCAGGTGAGTTGGGGCGAGAGCAGCATTGAGATACGAACACCGGCAATAAAGAACAATCCCATATTTAGGGGGTAATGTTAAAAATGCCGTATGGGGGGCCAAAGATGCTTACAATCCGAAACCGTATCACAGTACCGCTGCCGGGTTGGCGAAGATAAAGGGGTGGCAACGAGGGAGGTGATTATTTGACTCGACTGCCAACTCAGTGCGGATCCAAAACCGGCAGCATTAGTTCCGGCACTGGTTTCGACGTGGATTGGCATCCCAAACCGGCAACAAAGTTGGCACAATGTGGTCTTTATGTGGTCTTTCCGTATGGCAGATGATGCCAACCATCGGAAAGACCTTGCAAAGAAAGGGGAGTAACATGAACTATATTAACAGCATTACCGAAGCAATCGGGAAAACGCCGCTTCTTAAGCTGAATAAGATTGGCAAAGATGTTCCCGCCAATGTATT
The nucleotide sequence above comes from Bacillota bacterium. Encoded proteins:
- a CDS encoding ABC transporter ATP-binding protein gives rise to the protein MLDINALDVYYGNVQVLRELSISVNEGEVVAVIGSNGAGKTTLLRTISGLLQPKAGTITFDGTRIDGMAPHLITKCGIGHVMEGRQIFANLTVRENLLVGAYLHSDKAKIARLVEKAERLFPVLHERRDQLGGTLSGGEQQMLAIGRALMGSPRMLLLDEPSLGLSPLLVEQVAEAIETIRDEEGTPMLLVEQNARLALALSQRGYVIETGEVVLNGESEFLRENDLVKRAYLGF